Proteins encoded within one genomic window of Alcanivorax sp. REN37:
- a CDS encoding Tex family protein, which yields MSTTLTPSAPRSVEQLIAQELNVATAQVSAAVALLDEGATVPFIARYRKEVTGNLDDTQLRNLEERLRYLRELNERRDAILKSIAEQDKLTPELDAALRAADTKTRLEDLYLPYKPKRRTRAQTAREAGLEPLADALLTDPTLDPEATAAGYLNPEHKVESAKDALDGAKQILMERFAENADLLTRMRTWLWEQADIVATLVEGKDKDGIKFSDYFDHREKISGIPSHRALALLRGRNEGVLHVSMGLPEALESQQPHPCEAMVAHSIDWKHQQRAADNWLQETVRWTWKIKLATHLETEMIGRVRELAEEEAIQVFARNLGALLLAPPAGARTTMGLDPGLRTGVKVVVVDDTGKLLEYTTVFPHQPRNQWDASAAALAALCIKHKVDLIAIGNGTASRETDKLAAEVVKKVAEHTRITKIVVSEAGASVYSASELAAREFPDLDVSYRGAVSIARRLQDPLAELVKIDPKSIGVGQYQHDVSQVKLARSLDAVVEDCVNAVGVDVNMASAPLLARISGLNTTIAGNIVAYREKNGAFANREALKQVPRLGDKTFEQAAGFLRIRGDNPLDASSVHPEAYAVVERIAGAHERAVKDLIGDIGFLKKLKPEPFTDDRFGLATVTDILAELEKPGRDPRPEFKAAEFMEGVEEITDLKPGMILEGTVTNVTNFGAFVDVGVHQDGLVHVSALSEKFVKDAHEVVSPGDIVKVKVLEVDLPRRRISLTMRLDDRHDDAPRGDGGRSQNAPARGGRNSGNAGKGTGARGGNNGGGRGRTEAPANGTFASLFAKAQQEKQGKKG from the coding sequence ATGTCGACCACTCTGACTCCCTCCGCTCCGCGCTCCGTAGAACAGCTGATCGCCCAGGAACTCAACGTTGCCACCGCCCAGGTTTCCGCCGCGGTGGCGCTGCTGGACGAAGGCGCGACCGTGCCGTTCATTGCCCGTTACCGCAAAGAAGTCACCGGCAACCTGGATGACACCCAACTGCGTAACTTGGAAGAGCGCCTGCGCTACCTGCGCGAGCTGAATGAGCGTCGCGATGCGATCCTCAAAAGCATCGCCGAACAGGACAAGCTGACGCCGGAGCTGGATGCCGCGCTGCGCGCCGCTGACACCAAAACCCGGCTGGAAGATTTGTACCTGCCGTACAAGCCAAAGCGCCGCACCCGCGCCCAAACTGCCCGTGAGGCCGGTCTGGAACCGCTGGCTGATGCACTGCTGACCGATCCGACGCTGGATCCGGAAGCCACCGCCGCCGGTTACCTGAACCCGGAACACAAGGTGGAATCGGCCAAGGACGCGCTCGATGGCGCCAAGCAAATCCTGATGGAGCGCTTTGCCGAGAACGCCGACCTGCTGACGCGCATGCGCACCTGGCTGTGGGAGCAGGCCGACATCGTGGCCACGCTGGTGGAAGGCAAAGACAAAGACGGCATCAAGTTCAGCGACTACTTTGACCACCGCGAAAAAATCAGCGGCATCCCCAGCCACCGGGCGCTGGCGCTGCTGCGCGGCCGCAACGAAGGCGTTCTGCATGTCAGCATGGGTCTGCCGGAAGCGCTGGAAAGCCAGCAACCGCACCCGTGCGAAGCCATGGTCGCCCACAGCATCGACTGGAAACACCAACAGCGCGCGGCCGACAACTGGCTGCAGGAAACGGTGCGCTGGACCTGGAAAATCAAGCTCGCCACCCACCTGGAAACCGAGATGATCGGCCGCGTGCGGGAACTGGCCGAGGAAGAAGCGATCCAGGTGTTCGCCCGCAACCTTGGCGCGCTGCTGCTGGCACCGCCGGCCGGCGCCCGTACTACCATGGGCCTCGATCCGGGCCTGCGTACCGGCGTCAAAGTGGTGGTAGTGGACGACACCGGCAAGCTGCTGGAATACACCACCGTGTTCCCACACCAGCCGCGCAACCAGTGGGATGCCTCCGCTGCCGCACTGGCGGCGCTGTGCATTAAGCACAAGGTTGACCTGATCGCTATCGGCAACGGCACCGCCAGCCGCGAGACCGACAAGCTGGCCGCAGAAGTGGTCAAGAAAGTGGCCGAGCACACCCGCATTACCAAGATCGTGGTGAGCGAAGCCGGTGCCTCGGTGTACTCCGCGTCTGAACTTGCCGCCCGCGAATTCCCGGATCTGGACGTGTCCTACCGTGGTGCGGTATCTATCGCCCGCCGCTTGCAGGACCCGCTAGCCGAGCTGGTGAAGATTGATCCGAAATCCATTGGCGTCGGCCAGTACCAACACGACGTCAGCCAAGTGAAGCTGGCGCGCAGCCTGGATGCGGTGGTGGAAGACTGCGTGAACGCCGTCGGCGTCGACGTCAACATGGCGTCGGCACCGCTGCTGGCGCGTATTTCCGGTCTCAACACCACCATCGCCGGCAACATCGTCGCCTATCGCGAAAAAAATGGTGCCTTTGCCAACCGCGAAGCGCTCAAGCAGGTGCCGCGCCTCGGCGACAAAACCTTCGAGCAAGCGGCCGGTTTCCTGCGCATCCGCGGCGATAACCCGCTGGATGCGTCTAGCGTGCACCCGGAAGCCTACGCGGTGGTGGAGCGCATCGCCGGCGCCCATGAGCGGGCAGTGAAAGACCTGATCGGCGATATCGGTTTCCTCAAAAAGCTGAAGCCGGAGCCGTTTACCGACGACCGTTTCGGTCTCGCCACCGTCACCGATATCCTCGCCGAACTGGAAAAGCCCGGCCGTGACCCGCGCCCGGAGTTCAAGGCAGCGGAGTTCATGGAAGGCGTGGAAGAGATCACCGACCTGAAGCCGGGCATGATCCTCGAAGGCACCGTCACCAACGTCACCAATTTCGGTGCCTTCGTGGATGTCGGCGTCCACCAAGACGGTCTGGTACACGTGTCAGCGTTGTCGGAAAAGTTTGTGAAGGACGCTCACGAGGTGGTCAGCCCCGGTGATATCGTCAAGGTCAAAGTGCTGGAGGTGGATCTGCCACGCCGCCGCATCAGCCTGACCATGCGCTTGGATGACCGCCACGACGACGCCCCGCGCGGCGACGGCGGGCGCAGCCAAAATGCACCGGCGCGCGGCGGCCGCAACAGCGGCAATGCCGGCAAGGGCACCGGCGCCCGCGGCGGCAACAACGGCGGCGGCCGTGGTCGCACCGAGGCACCGGCCAACGGTACCTTCGCGTCCTTGTTCGCCAAGGCGCAGCAGGAAAAACAGGGTAAGAAAGGCTGA
- a CDS encoding response regulator translates to MAKILVVDDSPTQLANMVRICQAHGHQTLTATNGAEGVAMAQSESPDLIFMDVVMPELNGFQATRKITRDPATQHIPVVLVTTKDQDTDKVWGERQGAAGYIVKPPQEAELVAKIKELVG, encoded by the coding sequence ATGGCGAAGATTCTGGTTGTTGACGATTCTCCTACCCAACTGGCCAACATGGTGCGTATTTGCCAGGCCCACGGGCACCAAACCCTGACCGCCACCAACGGCGCCGAAGGCGTGGCCATGGCCCAGAGCGAAAGCCCGGACCTGATTTTCATGGACGTGGTAATGCCGGAGCTGAACGGCTTCCAGGCCACCCGCAAGATCACCCGCGATCCGGCCACCCAGCATATTCCGGTGGTGCTGGTAACCACCAAAGACCAAGACACCGACAAGGTATGGGGCGAGCGCCAGGGCGCCGCCGGCTATATCGTCAAACCGCCGCAGGAAGCGGAGCTGGTCGCCAAGATCAAGGAGTTGGTGGGCTGA
- the ompR gene encoding osmolarity response regulator transcription factor OmpR: MTEPQEKILIVDDDPRLRGLLQRFLEEQGFQVKGVGDAVQMDRALGRELYSLMVLDLMLPGEDGLSICRRLREQGTAMPIIMLTAKGDDNERIEGLEAGADDYLPKPFNPRELDARIRAVLRRQVREVPGAPSRENQLVMFGPWELDLARRTLRRGDQENSLTTGEFAVLKALVQHPREPLTRDKLMNLARGREWSAMERSIDVQVSRLRRLLEEDPSKPRYVQTVWGVGYVFVPD, from the coding sequence GTGACCGAACCACAAGAAAAGATTCTCATCGTCGATGACGACCCGCGCCTGCGGGGATTGCTACAACGTTTTCTCGAAGAACAGGGCTTCCAGGTCAAAGGCGTCGGCGATGCCGTGCAGATGGACCGGGCGCTGGGCCGTGAGCTGTACTCGCTGATGGTGCTGGACCTGATGTTGCCCGGCGAGGATGGCTTGTCGATTTGCCGCCGCCTGCGTGAGCAGGGCACCGCGATGCCAATTATCATGCTCACCGCCAAAGGCGACGACAACGAACGCATCGAAGGTCTGGAAGCCGGCGCTGACGATTACCTGCCAAAACCGTTCAACCCGCGTGAGCTGGATGCGCGCATCCGCGCGGTGCTGCGTCGCCAAGTGCGCGAAGTGCCGGGTGCGCCGAGCCGCGAGAACCAACTGGTGATGTTTGGCCCCTGGGAACTGGATCTAGCGCGCCGCACACTGCGCCGCGGCGACCAGGAAAACAGCCTCACCACCGGCGAATTCGCGGTGCTCAAGGCGCTGGTGCAGCATCCGCGTGAACCGCTCACCCGCGATAAGCTGATGAACCTGGCCCGCGGCCGTGAGTGGAGTGCCATGGAGCGCTCCATCGACGTGCAGGTGTCGCGCCTGCGCCGGCTGCTGGAAGAAGACCCCTCCAAACCCCGCTACGTGCAAACCGTATGGGGCGTCGGCTACGTGTTCGTGCCCGACTGA
- the soxR gene encoding redox-sensitive transcriptional activator SoxR: MADSQDIDFSRAMTVGEVAKRSGVPVSTLHFYERKGLIQSYRSSGNQRRYPALVLRYIAIIKAAQRTGIALEDIGAMLSQFPPGTKLSAAQWRTISSRWRAQLDQRIVQLTRLRDELDQCIGCGCLSMKDCPLRNPGDVLGQQGSGARILERPADGGQSGTNT; the protein is encoded by the coding sequence ATGGCGGACTCTCAAGATATTGATTTTTCTAGAGCGATGACGGTAGGAGAAGTGGCTAAGCGCAGCGGAGTACCGGTGTCCACGCTGCACTTCTATGAGCGTAAGGGGTTGATACAAAGCTACCGATCGAGCGGCAACCAACGCCGCTATCCGGCGCTGGTGCTGCGTTACATCGCCATCATCAAGGCCGCGCAGCGCACCGGCATTGCGTTGGAAGACATCGGCGCGATGCTCAGCCAGTTCCCGCCCGGCACCAAGCTCAGTGCCGCCCAGTGGCGCACCATTTCCAGCCGCTGGCGCGCGCAGCTCGACCAACGCATCGTGCAGCTCACGCGGCTGCGCGATGAACTGGACCAGTGCATCGGTTGCGGTTGTTTGTCGATGAAGGATTGTCCGCTGCGTAACCCCGGCGATGTGCTGGGGCAGCAGGGCAGCGGGGCGCGCATCTTGGAGCGCCCCGCGGACGGTGGTCAGTCGGGCACGAACACGTAG
- a CDS encoding DoxX family protein, with protein MQRWVERVVEHPVTWWLACAAMALMFVVSGLAKVLVWDISVAEVAAAGLQPAALYTLASAVVLLVGSALLFTVRWVWLGAGALAVFLVLTILLVHRFWALEGAAAQTALLMTLEHLSVIGGLMALAVAGQLRQRGSVRRDAEVQR; from the coding sequence ATGCAGCGGTGGGTGGAGCGGGTGGTGGAGCACCCGGTGACGTGGTGGCTGGCGTGTGCCGCCATGGCGTTGATGTTCGTGGTGTCCGGTTTGGCCAAGGTGCTGGTGTGGGATATCAGCGTGGCGGAAGTGGCCGCCGCCGGTTTGCAGCCGGCAGCGCTTTACACGCTGGCCAGCGCGGTGGTGCTGCTGGTCGGCTCGGCGCTGCTGTTCACGGTGCGCTGGGTATGGCTCGGCGCTGGCGCGCTGGCGGTATTCCTAGTGCTAACGATTCTGCTAGTGCACCGGTTTTGGGCGCTGGAAGGTGCCGCCGCCCAGACCGCGTTGCTGATGACGCTGGAACACCTGTCGGTGATCGGCGGTTTGATGGCATTGGCGGTGGCCGGCCAACTGCGCCAGCGCGGCAGCGTGCGCCGTGACGCGGAGGTGCAACGATGA
- a CDS encoding efflux RND transporter periplasmic adaptor subunit, with amino-acid sequence MNRVVVSAGLLALAGAALAVWWWQQPAASDGGWNPAPVTVAVATVTERPLVVPVTSVGVLEARQQVAVSADSAGRITRLAFEPGQSVRAGQLLVELLDARERAELQQWQARLKQAAQRRDRTRTLLAQNVASREQMEQADMEHDTALAGVAEAQARRAEKQLRAPFSGRTGLRRVHLGQYLQPGEAVTSLVAEGPLKVVFSVDEQDGIGLRVGQPVTVRVDALAGQPFEARISALEPWVSSARTLRAEALLETESAALVPGLSATVSVWPQQSAPVAVVPESAITYSAYGETLFVVEDDAGTPRVRRVAVTVGARREGWAVLERGAEPGSVVVTSGQLNLSDGVAVAPREHDSLNADQSALGAQP; translated from the coding sequence ATGAACCGCGTAGTGGTGAGCGCGGGTTTGCTGGCGCTGGCGGGTGCGGCGTTAGCGGTCTGGTGGTGGCAGCAGCCGGCCGCTAGCGACGGCGGTTGGAACCCGGCCCCGGTGACAGTGGCGGTGGCCACGGTGACAGAGCGGCCATTGGTGGTACCGGTGACCAGCGTCGGAGTGTTGGAGGCGCGTCAGCAGGTGGCGGTCAGCGCCGACAGCGCCGGCCGCATCACTCGGCTGGCCTTCGAACCGGGCCAGTCGGTGCGCGCCGGGCAGTTGCTGGTGGAATTGCTGGACGCGCGCGAACGTGCCGAGCTGCAGCAGTGGCAGGCACGTCTCAAGCAGGCGGCTCAGCGCCGTGATCGCACGCGCACCTTGCTGGCGCAGAACGTCGCGTCGCGTGAGCAGATGGAGCAGGCCGACATGGAGCACGACACCGCTCTGGCCGGCGTGGCGGAAGCGCAAGCGCGCCGCGCCGAGAAACAGTTGCGGGCGCCCTTCAGTGGTCGCACCGGCCTGCGTCGCGTACATCTGGGCCAGTACCTGCAGCCCGGCGAGGCGGTGACTAGCTTGGTAGCAGAGGGGCCGCTGAAAGTGGTGTTCAGCGTCGACGAGCAGGACGGCATCGGTCTGCGCGTCGGGCAGCCGGTGACGGTGCGGGTGGATGCGCTGGCCGGCCAGCCGTTCGAGGCCCGCATCAGCGCCTTGGAGCCCTGGGTCAGCAGCGCCCGCACGCTGCGAGCAGAAGCGCTGCTGGAAACAGAGTCGGCGGCATTGGTGCCGGGGCTGTCGGCCACGGTGTCGGTGTGGCCGCAGCAGTCGGCGCCGGTGGCAGTGGTGCCGGAAAGTGCCATCACCTACAGCGCTTACGGCGAAACCCTGTTCGTGGTTGAAGACGATGCCGGCACGCCACGGGTGCGGCGGGTGGCCGTCACCGTGGGCGCGCGCCGCGAGGGTTGGGCAGTGCTGGAGCGCGGCGCCGAACCCGGCAGCGTGGTGGTCACCTCGGGTCAGCTGAACCTGTCGGACGGGGTGGCGGTGGCGCCGCGTGAGCATGACAGCCTCAACGCCGATCAATCGGCGCTGGGAGCACAGCCATGA
- a CDS encoding MexW/MexI family multidrug efflux RND transporter permease subunit encodes MTFTDLYVRRPVLALVVSCLILLVGLFALNQLPVRQYPELENATITVTTEYPGAPAETVQGFITQPIAQALSTVEGSDYLSSTSVQGRSTITLRLQLNADSTQALTEAMAKVNQVRYRLPEQAYDPVIERSAGDSTAVAYVGFTAGDIGLPALTDYLSREVEPQLSAITGVARAQSFGGQTLSLRIDLDRDRMAARDISAAELAQALRDNNVQAAPGTIKGAFVLADVRVNTDLQDLDAFRDLVLRREGDSLVRLRDVASVTLGAARTETSGLMNGEPAIHVGLFPTPTGNPLEIVAGVRALLPGIEKTLPPGVKVDLGYETARFIDASIDEVLRTLIEAMLIVVVVIYLCLGSLRSVLIPVATIPLSMLGAAGLMLAFGFSINLLTLLAMVLAIGLVVDDAIVVVENVHRHIEAGRSPVVAALIGAREVAGPVIAMTLTLAAVYAPIGFMGGLTGALFKEFALTLAGAVVVSGVVALTLSPMMSSYLLGGQQHEGRVARAAERVFGVLAEGYGRLLDASLARRWITGSLAVLVCVSLPWLYSLPQRELAPSEDQAAVLTAIKAPQHVNLAYAEHFNRRLDQLYWQFPETESTWIINGTDGPSSSFGGINLSSWQQRTRSAAEVQGALQAAVADIEGSSIFAFQVAPLPGGTGGLPVQMVLRSAAGHQVLYDAMAQLKQRAWQSGLFVVVDSDLDYTNPVAAVTVDRAKANALGVRMADIGDALSVMIGEQYVNRFSLQGRAYDVIPQALAQQRLTPADLGQQRVRAHDGSLIPLSTLVRISTEVAPNALTQFNQQNAATFQAIPAPGVSLGDAVAFLEQQADQLPAGFSHDWQSEARQYKQESGALVWAFLGALVVIYLVLAAQYESLRDPLTILVTVPLSICGALVPLALGWASLNIYTQIGLVTLIGLISKHGILMVEFANSLQASDGLSKAVAIRRAAQIRLRPVLMTTGAMVFGLIPLLFASGAGANSRYGLGLVIVAGMLVGTLFTLFILPTVYTLLARDHRTLQAGARQQALQQFDRGEDASCAV; translated from the coding sequence ATGACCTTCACCGATCTGTATGTGCGGCGGCCAGTGCTGGCGCTGGTGGTCAGTTGCTTGATTCTGTTGGTGGGGCTGTTCGCGCTCAACCAATTGCCGGTGCGCCAGTACCCGGAGCTGGAGAACGCCACCATCACCGTCACCACCGAATACCCTGGCGCGCCAGCGGAGACGGTGCAGGGTTTCATTACTCAGCCGATTGCCCAAGCGCTGTCGACAGTGGAGGGCAGCGATTATCTGTCGTCCACCTCGGTGCAGGGGCGCAGCACCATCACCCTGCGCCTACAACTGAATGCCGACTCCACCCAGGCGTTGACCGAGGCGATGGCCAAGGTCAATCAGGTGCGTTACCGGCTGCCGGAGCAGGCCTACGATCCGGTGATCGAGCGCTCCGCCGGTGATTCCACCGCGGTGGCTTATGTCGGTTTCACTGCTGGTGACATTGGACTGCCGGCACTCACCGACTACTTGTCGCGGGAAGTGGAGCCGCAGCTGTCAGCCATCACCGGGGTAGCGCGGGCGCAAAGCTTTGGCGGCCAGACGCTGTCGCTGCGCATTGATCTGGATCGTGATCGTATGGCGGCCCGTGATATTTCCGCCGCCGAACTGGCGCAGGCGTTGCGCGACAACAACGTGCAGGCGGCGCCCGGCACCATCAAGGGTGCCTTTGTGCTGGCCGATGTGCGCGTTAACACCGATCTGCAAGACCTGGATGCCTTCCGTGACCTGGTGCTGCGCCGCGAGGGTGACAGTCTGGTGCGATTGCGCGATGTGGCCAGTGTCACGCTAGGCGCCGCCCGCACCGAAACCAGTGGCCTGATGAACGGCGAGCCGGCAATCCACGTCGGCCTATTCCCGACTCCCACCGGCAACCCGCTGGAGATTGTCGCCGGTGTGCGTGCGCTGTTGCCGGGCATCGAAAAGACGTTGCCGCCGGGGGTGAAAGTCGATCTGGGCTATGAAACCGCGCGCTTCATCGACGCTTCTATTGACGAGGTGCTGCGCACACTGATCGAAGCCATGCTGATCGTGGTGGTGGTGATCTACTTATGCCTGGGCTCGCTGCGCAGTGTGCTGATTCCGGTGGCCACTATCCCGCTGTCGATGCTTGGTGCAGCGGGGTTGATGCTGGCGTTTGGATTCAGCATTAACCTGCTGACGTTGCTGGCCATGGTGTTGGCAATCGGGCTGGTGGTAGACGATGCCATCGTGGTGGTAGAGAACGTGCACCGCCATATTGAGGCCGGGCGCTCGCCGGTGGTGGCGGCGCTGATCGGCGCCCGGGAAGTGGCCGGCCCGGTGATCGCGATGACGTTGACGCTGGCGGCGGTGTACGCCCCGATCGGTTTCATGGGCGGGCTCACTGGTGCCTTGTTCAAGGAATTTGCACTGACGCTGGCCGGTGCGGTGGTGGTGTCGGGCGTGGTGGCGCTGACGCTGTCGCCGATGATGAGTTCCTATCTGCTCGGGGGGCAGCAGCACGAGGGACGCGTGGCGCGCGCCGCCGAGCGGGTGTTCGGCGTGCTGGCAGAGGGTTATGGCCGGCTGCTGGACGCCTCGCTGGCACGGCGCTGGATCACCGGCTCGCTGGCCGTGCTGGTGTGCGTATCGCTGCCGTGGCTGTACAGCCTGCCGCAGCGAGAGTTGGCACCGAGCGAAGATCAGGCGGCGGTGCTGACCGCCATTAAGGCGCCGCAGCATGTAAATCTCGCCTACGCCGAACACTTCAACCGACGGCTCGACCAGCTTTATTGGCAGTTTCCGGAAACCGAAAGCACTTGGATCATCAACGGCACCGACGGTCCCAGCAGCAGTTTCGGAGGCATCAATCTAAGCAGCTGGCAGCAGCGTACACGCAGTGCCGCCGAGGTGCAGGGTGCGCTGCAGGCCGCGGTGGCAGACATCGAAGGCAGCAGCATCTTTGCCTTCCAAGTGGCGCCGCTGCCCGGTGGCACCGGCGGTTTGCCGGTGCAGATGGTGCTGCGTAGCGCCGCCGGCCACCAAGTGCTGTACGACGCCATGGCGCAGCTCAAGCAGCGCGCCTGGCAGAGCGGCTTGTTTGTAGTGGTAGACAGCGACCTTGATTACACCAACCCGGTGGCGGCGGTGACGGTGGATCGTGCCAAGGCCAACGCGCTTGGCGTGCGCATGGCCGACATCGGTGATGCGCTGTCAGTGATGATCGGCGAGCAGTACGTTAACCGCTTCAGTCTGCAGGGCCGCGCCTATGACGTGATCCCGCAGGCGCTGGCGCAGCAACGACTGACGCCAGCGGATCTGGGGCAGCAGCGGGTGCGCGCCCATGACGGCAGCCTGATCCCGCTGTCGACGCTGGTGCGTATTAGCACCGAGGTGGCGCCCAATGCGCTGACCCAGTTCAACCAGCAAAACGCGGCCACCTTCCAAGCGATTCCGGCGCCCGGTGTGTCGCTGGGCGATGCGGTGGCGTTCCTGGAGCAGCAGGCCGACCAGCTGCCGGCCGGTTTCAGCCATGACTGGCAATCGGAAGCGCGCCAGTACAAGCAGGAAAGCGGCGCCTTGGTGTGGGCGTTCCTCGGTGCCCTGGTGGTCATTTATTTAGTGCTGGCGGCGCAGTACGAAAGCCTGCGCGACCCGCTCACCATCTTGGTCACGGTGCCGCTGTCAATCTGCGGTGCGCTGGTGCCGCTGGCGCTGGGCTGGGCGTCGCTCAACATCTACACCCAGATCGGGTTGGTGACGCTGATCGGTCTAATCAGCAAGCACGGCATCCTGATGGTGGAGTTTGCCAACAGCTTGCAAGCCAGCGACGGGCTCAGCAAAGCAGTGGCGATTCGGCGCGCGGCGCAGATCCGGCTGCGGCCAGTGCTGATGACCACCGGCGCCATGGTGTTCGGCCTGATCCCGTTGTTGTTTGCCTCCGGCGCCGGCGCCAACAGCCGCTACGGGCTGGGGTTGGTAATCGTCGCCGGCATGCTAGTCGGCACCTTATTCACGCTGTTCATCCTACCCACCGTTTACACCTTGCTGGCACGCGACCACCGCACTCTTCAGGCCGGCGCGCGCCAGCAGGCATTACAGCAATTCGACCGCGGGGAGGACGCCTCATGCGCAGTATGA
- a CDS encoding efflux transporter outer membrane subunit, whose protein sequence is MRSMKTMWKPLALGVSAWWLGGCMVGPDYQLPDSAPITLASAHAEQFTGVAVPQPWWQLLQDPALSARVEQALAGNLSVQQVQATLVAAEAVVDERRRDRYPAVTAGAEYQRGRSQQVSGGPRQRYGHQQAGLHMAWELDLFGRLARGRNAAAAHRDAVAAELDQARLSLAAEVARSYYQARGLRQQLRVLAQEQRSWQQALAWREQQAVLGAGSPEQQAQIAVELAAVEAQRPPLIAALQQAENRLAVLTGVPPGQAGPVAETAPAAPGALQLPLGDVDQLLRNRPDVRRAERQLASRTEQVGAATAELYPRLDLSGMIGVFALRGSDLGRSTRAHALTPTLSWPALDWGSVKARVRVAEAQADQAERAYQQQLLIAQEELEAALNGLAAAQQQLDATLRAAHHSGDVQRMVQARYQAGSALWLEVLDSERALHRLQRQAVAADTASWLQVVALYQALAWGLPPAG, encoded by the coding sequence ATGCGCAGTATGAAAACCATGTGGAAACCGCTGGCGCTGGGCGTGTCAGCGTGGTGGCTGGGCGGTTGCATGGTCGGCCCGGATTATCAGTTGCCGGACAGCGCGCCGATCACTTTGGCCAGTGCCCACGCTGAACAATTCACCGGTGTGGCGGTGCCGCAGCCGTGGTGGCAGCTATTGCAGGACCCGGCGCTCAGCGCGCGGGTGGAGCAGGCACTGGCCGGCAATCTCAGCGTGCAGCAAGTGCAGGCGACGCTGGTGGCGGCGGAAGCGGTGGTGGACGAGCGCCGCCGCGACCGTTATCCGGCGGTGACCGCTGGCGCCGAATACCAGCGCGGTCGCAGCCAGCAGGTCAGCGGTGGCCCGCGTCAGCGCTATGGCCACCAACAAGCAGGCCTGCACATGGCGTGGGAATTGGACCTGTTTGGCCGGCTAGCTCGCGGTCGTAATGCCGCCGCCGCCCACCGCGATGCCGTGGCAGCGGAGTTGGATCAAGCGCGTTTGAGCTTGGCTGCCGAGGTGGCGCGCAGTTATTACCAAGCCCGCGGCCTGCGTCAGCAGCTGCGAGTGCTGGCGCAGGAGCAACGCAGCTGGCAGCAGGCGTTGGCCTGGCGCGAGCAACAAGCGGTGCTCGGCGCCGGGTCGCCAGAGCAGCAGGCCCAGATAGCAGTCGAATTGGCCGCGGTTGAGGCGCAGCGGCCGCCGCTGATAGCCGCTTTACAACAGGCAGAAAACCGCTTGGCGGTGCTGACAGGGGTGCCGCCGGGGCAGGCGGGACCGGTGGCTGAGACCGCACCGGCCGCGCCGGGGGCGTTGCAATTGCCACTCGGCGATGTGGATCAGCTGCTGCGCAACCGGCCCGATGTGCGTCGCGCCGAACGCCAGCTGGCATCGCGCACCGAGCAGGTTGGTGCCGCCACTGCCGAGCTGTATCCGCGTTTGGACCTGAGCGGCATGATCGGCGTGTTCGCCCTGCGCGGCAGTGATCTTGGCCGCAGTACCCGTGCTCACGCGCTGACGCCGACGTTGTCGTGGCCGGCGCTGGACTGGGGCAGCGTCAAAGCACGGGTGCGCGTGGCAGAGGCACAGGCTGACCAGGCCGAGCGGGCTTACCAGCAGCAGTTGCTGATTGCCCAAGAAGAGTTGGAGGCGGCACTGAATGGACTGGCCGCCGCCCAACAGCAACTGGATGCCACCCTGCGTGCCGCCCATCACAGCGGCGATGTGCAGCGTATGGTGCAGGCGCGTTATCAGGCCGGCAGCGCACTGTGGTTGGAAGTACTCGACAGCGAGCGGGCATTGCACCGGTTGCAGCGGCAGGCGGTGGCGGCGGATACCGCTTCGTGGTTGCAGGTGGTGGCGCTATACCAAGCGCTGGCCTGGGGCTTGCCGCCAGCGGGGTAG
- a CDS encoding MBL fold metallo-hydrolase: protein MRRDPIVLFDNGEHRCLCFDNLVTGEGVQSNQFLIIDHGDTLLLDPGGNLTYTPLALTLARYIKLEELNYVFASHQDPDIIASLDKWLLHTRAQVICSKLWARFLPHLTANYLATMRDINTFERITALPDAGAQIPLGQCKLQAIPAHFLHSVGNFQLYDPVSKILFSGDMGASLVDDAQPVTDFAAHIPHMEGFHRRYMASRTVTRLWANMVRRMDVAMIVPQHGRPFADPDSINAFLDWIGALPCGIDLLTQQHYQPPV from the coding sequence ATGCGGCGCGACCCCATTGTTTTGTTCGATAACGGCGAGCACCGTTGCCTGTGCTTCGACAACCTAGTCACCGGCGAGGGGGTGCAGTCGAACCAGTTTCTAATCATCGACCACGGCGACACGCTGCTGCTCGATCCCGGCGGCAACCTAACCTACACGCCGCTGGCACTGACGCTGGCACGCTACATCAAGCTGGAGGAATTGAACTATGTGTTTGCCTCCCACCAGGACCCGGACATTATCGCGTCGCTGGACAAGTGGCTGCTGCACACTCGCGCCCAGGTGATTTGTTCCAAGCTGTGGGCGCGCTTCCTGCCGCACCTGACCGCCAACTACCTGGCCACCATGCGCGACATCAATACCTTCGAGCGCATCACGGCGTTGCCGGACGCCGGCGCCCAGATTCCGCTGGGACAATGCAAGCTGCAGGCAATCCCAGCGCACTTTTTGCACTCGGTGGGCAACTTCCAACTCTATGACCCGGTCAGCAAGATCCTGTTTTCCGGGGACATGGGCGCGTCACTGGTGGACGACGCCCAGCCGGTGACCGATTTCGCCGCCCACATCCCGCACATGGAAGGTTTCCATCGCCGCTACATGGCCAGCCGTACCGTTACCCGCCTGTGGGCCAACATGGTGCGGCGCATGGACGTGGCGATGATTGTGCCGCAGCACGGCCGGCCGTTTGCCGACCCGGACAGCATCAATGCGTTCCTCGACTGGATCGGCGCGCTGCCCTGCGGCATCGACCTGCTCACTCAGCAGCATTACCAACCGCCGGTCTGA